A genomic region of Miscanthus floridulus cultivar M001 chromosome 3, ASM1932011v1, whole genome shotgun sequence contains the following coding sequences:
- the LOC136543730 gene encoding aspartokinase 1, chloroplastic-like: protein MRDEDGRPYTNKFLRDICVNFIPASHDTSSVALAWIFSLLGKNPAGESEAVVQEALPRLAPVAVPAAPCLRKAAVRCQRAVGAAIVEKKDDSVVEAARVRSGNGGAAPEFTVVMKFGGSSVASAERMREVADLILSFPEERPVVVLSAMGKTTNKLLMAGEKAVGCGTTNVSELDELSFVKELHLGYGRFDQLGLDRSIIYGLLDELEQLLKGIAMMKELTLRTRDYLVSFGECMSTRIFTALLNKIGVKARQYDAFDLGFITTDDFTNVDILEATYPAIAKRLHGDWINDPAIPIVTGFLGKGWRSGAITTLGRGGSDLTATTIGKALGLREIQVWKDVDGVLTCDRNIHPKAKPVPYLTFDEAAELAYFGAQVLHPQSMRPAREGDVPVRVKNSYNRRAPGTLITKERDMSKTVLTSIVLKSNITMLDIVSTRMFGQYGFLAKVFSIFEDLGISVDCVATSEVSISLTLDPSKLWSCELVQLKNVKLTGTLLGF from the exons ATGCGTGACGAAGACGGGCGCCCGTACACGAACAAGTTCCTCCGCGACATCTGCGTCAACTTCATCCCGGCCAGCCACGACACCTCGTCTGTGGCGCTCGCATGGATCTTCTCGCTGCTCGGCAAGAACCCCGCCGGCGAGAGCGAAGCCGTTGTCCAGGAAGCTCTCCCTCGCCTT GCGCCTGTTGCGGTCCCGGCCGCGCCGTGCCTGAGGAAGGCGGCGGTCCGGTGCCAGCGAGCTGTCGGCGCCGCCATTGTCGAGAAGAAGGATGACTCGGTGGTGGAGGCTGCGCGGGTGAGAAGCGGCAACGGGGGCGCGGCGCCGGAGTTCACCGTCGTGATGAAGTTCGGCGGGTCGTCGGTGGCCTCGGCCGAGAGGATGCGGGAGGTGGCAGACCTCATCCTCAGCTTCCCCGAGGAGCGCCCGGTCGTCGTGCTGTCAGCGATGGGGAAGACCACCAACAAACTCCTCATG GCTGGGGAAAAAGCAGTGGGCTGTGGCACGACCAACGTCTCGGAGCTCGACGAGCTCTCCTTTGTTAAGGAATTGCATCTTGGGTATG GACGCTTTGATCAGCTTGGGCTAGATAGGTCAATTATTTATG GTTTGTTGGATGAACTTGAACAACTTCTCAAGGGAATTGCTATGATGAAAGAGCTGACTCTTAGAACACGAGATTATCTAGTTTCATTTGGTGAATGCATGTCTACAAGAATATTTACTGCACTTTTAAACAAAATCGGGGTAAAAGCTCGGCAG TATGATGCATTTGATCTTGGCTTTATAACTACCGATGATTTCACAAATGTGGATATTCTGGAAGCAACATATCCTGCTATTGCGAAGAGGCTACATGGGGACTGGATTAACGATCCTGCTATTCCTATAGTCACTGGCTTTCTTGGAAAG GGATGGAGATCTGGTGCAATAACCACCTTGGGCAGGGGTGGTAGCGACTTGACAGCTACAACCATTGGCAAAGCCTTGGGATTAAGAGAAATCCAG GTTTGGAAAGATGTTGATGGTGTTTTAACATGTGACCGAAATATCCATCCTAAGGCAAAACCTGTGCCATACTTGACATTTGATGAGGCAGCCGAACTTGCCTATTTTGGAGCGCAG GTTTTGCATCCACAATCAATGCGACCAGCTAGAGAAGGCGATGTACCTGTTAGGGTTAAGAACTCTTATAACCGTCGAGCCCCTGGTACTCTTATCACTAAAGAAAGAGATATGAGTAAG ACTGTTTTGACTAGCATTGTTTTGAAATCAAATATTACAATGCTTGATATAGTGAGCACACGCATGTTTGGCCAGTACGGTTTTCTAGCTAAG GTTTTTTCAATATTTGAAGACTTGGGCATCTCTGTTGATTGTGTGGCTACCAGTGAAGTCAGCATATCCTTGACACTGGATCCATCGAAACTATGGAGTTGTGAATTGGTTCAGCTCAAAAAT gtcaaattgactggcacattgTTGGGTTTTTAG